Part of the Sorghum bicolor cultivar BTx623 chromosome 1, Sorghum_bicolor_NCBIv3, whole genome shotgun sequence genome, GAGGAATAATCAGTTCCTTTGCTGTATTTCAGTTGAAATATCATGAGTCTGGTAGGGAGAAAACCTGTGCGCCAAGTGTTGGACAATGGAACATGATCAATAAGGTGAGATTATGTTCTTACCTAGAAATTTGTCTCTGAAGTTAGTTGAGCATTGGCATACTTGTCAATAAGTTCATTGTGAACTTGTCCAGCATCTTTGTGCACTGTTTGTCAATCGTTGTTTTGCTGGGAAATGTTTGTCAAGCTTTTAGGAGTGTCTTTTTGTTTAATGCTGAAACTATCATTACCAAATTTTCTAGCCAGTCTTTCTAGATGTAACAAAGCTTTTGACCACTGTTCTGGTACCCTTTTCTAGAAAATGATCAACGGAGGAACTATTGATAACTGGACTTGTTTGAACTTTTCACGCATGCGACCTGATGAGGTACAGAGGTTCTGTATGGATCTGATTCATATGTGCAATGCAACTGGAATGGTAAGTTCTTTACTATCTGATTCCAGACAGTTCAGTATATATTGAGGTTAACTTCTAATCATCCCTGTAGGTTGTCAATCCACGTCCATTTGTTGATGTCAAGTCTGCAGCTCCCAACCATATAGAGAATGCTTTGAGAGATGTACACAGGAGAGCCACACAAATGCTTGCCcaacaaggagtgggaaatcagcTGCAGCTTCTGATCGTAATTCTGCCTGATGTTAGTGGTTCTTATGGTATGCATAACTGTCTTTCGGTCTGGGTCATACACACCTTTACAATTTATTAGGATTTTTGTTATATAAATGACTCTCCTACTTTTGCAGGTAAAATCAAAAGAGTCTGTGAGACTGACATTGGAATTGTATCTCAGTGTTGCTTGCCAAAGCATGCTAGCAGACCAAACAAACAATATTTAGAAAATGTTGCACTCAAAATCAATGTCAAGGTCCGAAAACCTATATTTTTTGCAATaagtttttttgttgttgtcttTTTTTGCAGGAATTTATTAATTCCTTTCATTTAAGCAGGTTGGTGGGCGCAACACAGTTCTTGAGCGAGCCTTTGTACGCAATGGCATACCCTTTGTGTCAGAAGTCCCAACAATCATCTTTGGTGCAGATGTCACACACCCCCCACCAGGAGAGGACTCTGCCTCATCCATTGCTGCTGTTAGTTTCTTTTTATAATTGTCAAGTTATCAATCATATTTCAGTTGTATGATTTGCTTACAATGTTTTTGGAACATTGATTTGCTTACAATGTGGTATTCCTCTTCATAATTTAGTGCAATCTGAGCTATGTAAAAATAAGTTATCATGTTGCTGATTATAACTTTCGTTGAAATTGTGTAGGTGGTGGCATCAATGGACTGGCCAGAAATCACCAAGTACAGAGGCTTGGTTTCTGCTCAACCACACCGACAAGAGATAATAGAAGATTTGTTTACTGTCACTAAGGATCTGCAGAAGGGGCACAGTGTTAATGGTGGAATGATCAGGTAAGTTTTTGATTGATCTGAGTTTGTCCTATTGTTAGTTATCAAATGGTTTATCTGGGTAACTGACATGGTCTTGTTTGCAGGGAGCTACTGATTGCTTTCCGCAGGAAGACAAACAGAAGGCCTGAGAGGATAATATTCTATCGGTATGTGTTCCAGATTCCTGTTTTTGGTTCATTTTTTCTACGCTATTGAGTGATGAAGTATGTTGATTTATCACGCCTATACAGGGACGGTGTAAGTGAAGGTCAATTCAGCCATGTACTTCTTCATGAAATGGATGCCATCAGAAAGGTATGATTACCAGCATCATAATTTGTCTGTCAAATATGGTTTTCTTTGTCATATGCCCATGTCAATGGTTGTGTCCCTTTCCTTTTCAAGGCTTGCGCTTCTTTGGAGGAGGGATATCTACCTCCAGTCACATTTGTGGTTGTCCAGAAAAGGCATCACACAAGGCTTTTCCCTGAGGTTCATGGAAGGCGTGATATGACTGATAAAAGTGGAAACATTCTTCCCGGTTAGTGTTTTGGTGTCACACTGCTATTGAGTTCATATAGCTGCTGCTTCTGTAAGTATTTGCTGATCTGGGGTTATTTTGTGCCTTGTGCTGCAGGAACTGTGGTTGACCAACAGATTTGCCATCCTACTGAGTTTGATTTCTACTTGTGTAGTCATGCTGGTATTCAGGTATGTTGGTACCTCGGTGCACATTCTTTTCCAGAACACCACTTGTCAGATATTGAGCGTCAAAATTATTTTTTGTCAGGGAACAAGTCGGCCCACCCATTACCATGTCCTCTATGATGAGAATCATTTTACTGCTGATGCACTGCAGTCACTGACCAACAATCTATGCTACACGTAAGTTcaactcctcttcactcttgaGTGCTCTTTCTCTCTCTGACTCTTTGGCTTACCTAACATCTGTCTACTTTAATTGATGAAATGCAGTTATGCTCGTTGCACCCGTGCTGTATCAGTGGGTAAGTTCTTATTCTAGCTGCTCTTCTGTTTCCTATCATAATCTGCTCAGCTGAAGCTTTCATTGATATGAGCTCTTTCTTGTGAGCTTGTAACATGAGAACATTTCAAGCTCTTTGGCAGTGGTTCAATGATTTAACACATTGGCAGAATTTCATCTAAATTGTAGATGTATTCTTAACCAGTGCAATGTAGTTTGATTAGCGAAAATGAATGGTATTCTCTATGTCTTTGCAATGTGTTTTTTGAATTTACATTGAAATAAACAATCAAGGATATCGTTGTCATCTCTAACACCTTTATCTGTTGGGCTCATAATCATTgtttcttttttattattagTCCTACTGTTGCTCTGTACAGCTGTCACTGAACCATGCTTCATTTCCTTGTGCTCTTTTATGTTGTAGAATATATGCAAAGTAGTTGGTTACCAGTCACCACTAATGGTGTGTTCTTTGCTTTCCAGTTCCACCAGCCTACTATGCCCACCTTGCCGCATTCCGGGCACGCTACTATGTGGAAGGAGAAAGCTCAGACGGTGGCTCAACCCCTGGCAGCAGCGGGCAGACAGTAGCCCGGGAGGGTCCTGTGGAGGTGCGTCAACTTCCGAAGATCAAGGACAACGTGAAGGACGTTATGTTCTACTGCTGAGCTCCAAGTTCGGCTTTCAAGCTCTCTTTTTTGCTAGATGATGGGATGTTCTCTTCTTTTTATGGATGTTTCTGGTAATCTTATGAGTGACTTGTCTGTATATTGAGCTGGCTGCTCATATTTTCATCTCTTGGTATTCGGAGTAGCTAGGCTGTGACTGGAGCTTGGTATCGAAGGCCTAAAACTCTGTTTGGATGAAACCAATGCAAGCACTCCTTGCCTGCTTTCTGTTCGATCAGTATAATCTTATCTGCTTTGGTTGACATGTTATTTTTCTGGGGATATTAAGATGAAGTATTTTCCCAGCCATTTTGATTGATATTTGGTTCTGGACCGTGGGTGGCCAGCCATTTTGATCCATAAGTCACATGCTTCATCAAGTGGTTAGTGGCTTGGACATTTGACATCCAAATGAGTCCGCAGAACCAAATTAAtgtggcaactttgagcttaaGTTTAACTCTGTTGCAAGATAGCAAGTTCTCTTGTTTCTGGTAAGTAAACTGCTGGAGAAAGGATTGAGTAAGCTTTAGTCTTTGCTGTTTGGTCATGGTTTTGTAAGTTGGCTACATCACAAAATGTTATTGTAGTTCAGTTTCTGGGTGCAGCAAAACCTTTCATTGTTGATATGATGGCCACTGGCCAGACATGGCTTGTGGTCAGCTAAAATCGAAACACAGGCGAAGCGGTTCGTCGGTACCTTGGTGGGACTCATGCTGCAAGTGTGGGATGGGCAATGTGTAGGGGAAAAGGGCCAAATGGATGCGAGTGCTCTATGTTTGGTTGGGTTGCGAAAGCAAGTAATGCTTATCATTTGGTTAGATGTATGTAGTACAAGAAGCAGAGACAACTCTACAATCGGCCCGCCTATGCCTATGATTTGTGCTGCTGAGTTGGTTACGTCATTGCTCGGCGGTATTTTgggccaaaatttttggcacAGGAACGGCATGTCACGGCCATTCTGACAGCTACAAGCTGCTTTAGATACAAGAGCAACCGCAGACCACTAGTATTCTTTCGTTGCTCAAGAAAATTTCATATATAATTATAAGGGCATCCGGTGTATACCAGTAGCACACATCTACAGAGCTAAGTTTACACAATCTCTAGTACAGATCCTCATATCCATTCTACCAAATTAGAAACTCACAAGCATAAAAAATTTGATAGAAAACTATCAGCTTGCTATGTTGCATTATCGTGCAACCTCCCAAAAGGAGGAATCAGTCAGTACAGCCGAAAAGTGTGCTCTCATTTGGCATATATTGCAGGTGCGTACTTGAACCACGATGCAGCAGTCTAATCGATCTAGTTTCCCCCGTCTCTTGAGGTATTTCACCGCCTGTAACGGTAGCGCTTGAAGTTGAAATAGAGATGGAGAATCCCACGCTCAAATGTACACTTGAACCCCTTCTTGTGTGAGTATTCCCATTCCTTGTTCACAATACGGAAAGCCTGTGGAATAAAACAAAGTGAAAAGACTGCCCATGGAAAAAGCTACAGAAGAATAATACGAAACATTACAAGGCACAAGGCTTACAATATCCTCATATGGAGGGCCGGCGTGAAATCTTATGAGACAAGTCTCACCAGTGCTTCCATCTTTCTCTATACTGTACGTTGGTGCTTTTGATTTATCCACAAGATCAGGGTAAAATATATTGAACTTGTAGCCTTGAACAATTTTTGGTGGTGGGTTATCATGGTCATAATGAGTCTGGTTGTATTTATTCCATTCATATCCAGTGTGCACCCGATTGAAGTACTTGGGCTTTCTTGGTCGATACTTGTCGTGCCACCAGTACACCTGCGAGTATATTGAACAAGCATATGCCATCAGAAACCAGATGAGTTCATATGTGGTAGGATGCACCAAAGTTGCTAACTCATGCTTCGTGTGTGTAGCCCTATATTAAACTATCAAAATATACTCAACTACAAATTACATGAGTCAACAAAATATTTGAAAGTTTTGGTGTAGCTTAAGGTGTGTTATATATGGTCCAAATTATTAGCAAGATAACCATCGGTCCTTCTGGATCAACACTAAAAAATTGTCACAGTTATGCCATATCCCAGTTGAATTCTGAGAACTCTCGCTAATCTAGTATCAGGGCAGAGTATTGGAAAATATAGATATACAGCTATTGTCATGTTACCATCTAAAAACGCAATTAGATGAAAGGAAAATCATCCAAACCTGTGAATCAAGGTTCACTTCAGCACCGGCACCAAATACTGCATCTCCTTCCTCCATAGCTCCCATCGTTTTTATGGCCTTCATCTCCATCTCATCAGGTACTCTTGCCTTTGCTTTCATGGCTTCTTGAACTTTCCTTTGATGCTCCAAAACTACAGCTTCACGTTTTCGGTCCTGGAGATGATTAAAAGCATTAAGTATGAGTTGCCAACCTCATTCTAATTATCTAATCAACTCATAAAATAAACCCTAATGACTTGATGTTCTTAAGAAAAATCTTCACCCATTGTCTTTTTTTTGTGAAGAAACTGAAGGGACCGAAGTCCCTGCAGAGAGGCTTTGTTAAAAAACAAACAAGTAACAAGTAAAAGAGGAAGTTACAAAGAGGGCAAGCCAGCTTGGCCTCACCCATTGTCTTTGTATATGAACTCTAGAAAGCCCTCAAATTTAAGTCAGCATAAGGAGCATTGCCATCAAAAGTAAGATCTAAATAAACCAATGCCCCCCTCTTACGGTAAGACATGCAGGAAGGCCTGCAGAAGCCTGAAAGGTTTTCttcttaacaaaaaaaaaaataccagTAGAACTTTTCGTCATAAAATATTGTTAGTTagcctttttttttgttgcataATATGGAAACAATCAGTACTTGACAATTAAACTACTCAGTTAACTGCGCTGCAGCATATAACTAGTACAGTTCCAATCATGTTTCTGTTAATACTATTAGAAATTGAAACACAGGACTCTACCAGCTCAGCTTTGTCCTCTTCAGGATCAAttgcatcttcatcttcattgcCATGCATTAGCTGTGGAGAGAAGGATCCATCTTCCTCTTCGAATTGGTTTTCTGTGTGCTGAGGTATAGGCTCAGGCGAATATCGTTTATCATCTAAAAAAAGAACATACAACAGAAATCACTTCATTATCTTGGAAAAATAGTTGATTAAGTAATCAGAAAAGAAGGTAAACCTTCATCCTCATGCATCTCATCCTCCAGTTTATTATCATCTTCTTCCTCAGATTCCACATCTTGTTCAACAGCACCAGGATGCTCCAGTCGATGTAAATGCTTCCTTAGGATAGAAGCATGGATCTCCCTCAGGCAAGCCTGCGACGCAAACAAGCATTTTTCGTAAGTATAAACTGCAAAATCAAAATTAAGAAGTTCAATGCAACAGCGCAGTTCTAGATTATAAAGGATTACTGTAATAAGCCTTTAAAGAAGTTCAGATCATGCAACTGCAACCAGTGGTGGCAAAGTAGCGCCTTTTGCCTATTACTGAGGTCTAGTCAATAAAACCATGCATCCTTTTACTTTGTATAACGGTATGAATGGATTGGCATTAGCAGACCCACTGACATACCTTTGCTTTGTAAATATGAAGCCGTTTCAGGATAGCTTCCCAGTATTCGACAACTTTTGCAGTTCCAGAGCGCATTTGGGACTCAATTTGACTTTGCATATCTTCAAGCTCTGTGGAAGTTTTACCATCCAGGAGACTTTTTACATCCCCCTCAATACTTGCATGCAAACCTCTCTCTTCTGCAAGAACCTCAGGTGGTGGTTCCTCACCACGGACCCTAGCTCGATCTAGGGCATCTCTTTTCCGAGCCTCACCTAGCTCCCATTCGCATACCACCATGAGTGCCTGATAAATTTTCAGATCAACATAGACATTATGCATTAGCATTCTTGCTAATCATATGAACAAGCTTTTCCTTGCAGAAGCTCTATAAGGAA contains:
- the LOC8061158 gene encoding cactin, encoding MPKRDRESEGRRRSSSSRRRRSPSQSGSDAASDSSGSPRRSRSRHRRRSHRRRDTPSSSDASGSGSEDSGSDSGRRGRTGGRKRRDVTEEQIIEYMAKKAQKKAEKVAKKLKANAVSGYSNDSNPFGDPNLTEKFVWRKKIERDVSQGQKVDISVKSEKKKQQERMAEIEKVKKRREERAIEKAQHEEEMALLARERARAEFQDWEKKEEEFHFDQSKVRSEIRLREGRTKPIDVLLKNLSFSDEFDIELNEPYLVFKGLTVKEMEELRDDIKMHLDLDRESQTNVKYWEALMVVCEWELGEARKRDALDRARVRGEEPPPEVLAEERGLHASIEGDVKSLLDGKTSTELEDMQSQIESQMRSGTAKVVEYWEAILKRLHIYKAKACLREIHASILRKHLHRLEHPGAVEQDVESEEEDDNKLEDEMHEDEDDKRYSPEPIPQHTENQFEEEDGSFSPQLMHGNEDEDAIDPEEDKAELDRKREAVVLEHQRKVQEAMKAKARVPDEMEMKAIKTMGAMEEGDAVFGAGAEVNLDSQVYWWHDKYRPRKPKYFNRVHTGYEWNKYNQTHYDHDNPPPKIVQGYKFNIFYPDLVDKSKAPTYSIEKDGSTGETCLIRFHAGPPYEDIAFRIVNKEWEYSHKKGFKCTFERGILHLYFNFKRYRYRR